The nucleotide sequence GGGTTTAACTTATTCAAAACGAGTTCGCCAGCATGACCAAATGGTGTATGTCCAAGATCGTGGCCTAGCCCTATTGCTTCGGTGAGTTCCTCATTAAGTCTTAATGACCTGGAGATCGTTCTTGCTATCTGGGTAACCTCAAGTGTATGTGTAAGCCTTGTTCTGTAGTGATCCCCTTTTGGCAGGAGCAGTACCTGCGTTTTATACATAAGCCTTCTGAACGACTTGCTGTGCAAAATGCGATCCCTGTCATGCTGGAATATGGGTCTTATGGCACATGGCTTTTCCCTCCTGACTCTGCCTTTTGAGTTTACACTAAGCATGGCCACTGGGTGCAGAGTTTGTTTTTCCTGCTGTTCTAACATTTCTCTGATAAGCATGTGTTTATAGTACCATCGTTTAATTATGAATGTAGAGGCAATTCATGAGCTGCCGCTACAACAAAACAACCCCGTTTTCTTTTCGCCGTGTGACTGCTCTAATAATATGGACGGCTGCATGGGTTTACCCATACAAATCGTGAACCAGTGCAATGACGTATACATATGCCTTATTTCACAGCAGGCGGTGGATGCGTTATTGCGATATTAAGATTAGCGGCAGAATCATTTTGATCAAGCATATCCCTTGTCAGGAAAAGGCTGCTGTTATTGTGGCAATTTGTACAGCTCGATATGCTGTCACCTCCATTTTGCGGGGTAATAAGCTGTATGTTATGGGGATACGTATTCTGCCATGTCGGCACAAGATCAAAACCCGGAAGAAGACCAAACCCGAAATAATCAAAAGTATCCCTTGTGATGGGGTAATGCCTTACGGTTGTATAGATATAGGATTCTGTTGTTATATCGTTAAGCCCGATCCTGAAATCCGTTTGTGTGAACTGTGCCGCACCTATATACTGATTTCCCGAGTACATGCTTATATAATCATACGTGTTTTTATAAGGTAGTGAGTGACATACGGTGCAATTGAGAGTTCCCATCTGTGGTATGTTGTGTTCTGTGATACCCGAAGTACCATTGGTAACATCGGTATGACACATACCGCATTGGGGCATCTCCTTTACCTGCCACATTGTTGTATAGGTTATACCATCACCGTGTATGCCGTTGCTGTGACAGTCCTTGCATTGAAAGCCGAGATTATAATGAACATCGGGCGGATTGCTTGATAGACCTTCAAATTCCTGTGCTTGTGTTGTGTGGCACTGATTACACGTGTCCTGCATTGATGCGACTGTAAATTCATGTCCTTCGATCAGTCCGCCGGTAATTGGTCTTTGCACATGACAACCGCCGCAAGATGCATGGCAGGTCTGACAGTCTACTTTGTTTGGAGTGTTTAAATTGTTATAGTATGAACAGGAGATTTTCTGTAAATAAGATTTCTCCCCGGCAAGGGTGTAATGCAAGCTGGTTGTATAGCTCTGGACAATCCCTGCATGGCAATTTGCGCATACCGTATTTGGATCAAGAGATGGATCGTTTACGATACCATTGTGTGCCTGAACCATTGAAGTGGTAGAAGAATCTCCTTTATGACAGTCCACGCATTGCATAACGTTATGCGGGGAATTCAAAAAAGCGGATGTAACAAGGAAATCGGCAGGATTTATGGAGGAAGCCGATGCCTGAAGCATCGAAGCACTTGTGTGGCATACTTTACAATTATTTATGTTGTTTACTTCACTTTTGCCGCACCCTGCAATCACCAGAGCTATAAACATAAGAACTAATAGCTTTTTCATCCCGTCCTCCTTTTGACGATATAAAAAATATCAAAAATAATAATGTATGCCTGCATTTATAGTATCAGCAGAAATGCCAAATGCTGTACCGTATCCATCGAGATATTTTACACCGAGATCGAGCTCGAGATTAAACCCGAGATTCGGAAGTCCCTGAAAGAAAAATTCTATACCGCCTAAAGCACCAAGGCTGAAACCCGTTTTCATCTCTACTCCTGTAGCTGTTGAAACCGGTTGATTAAAAACGTATAAACCAGCGCCTGTATACAAGTTCATATTGGCTTCTTCCATTACATTATACAGGAATTTACCTCCGAGCCCAAACGATGTCTGGCTGCTGCCGTTGTTTGGTGAAAAATTCAGAAAGGCAAAATCTCCCTGAATCCCCATGTCTTTGTTAAACCAGTACCTTGCAGATGCTGCATCAAGATGCTGGTTTATGCCTATCTGCGAATTAAAACCGGCACCAATTCTTTCACTGAGATCCTTTGCCCATAGCTTGGGAACAATACCTACACTCAGCAATCCCATTAAAACGAGTACTTTTATCTTCATAAACAGCTCCTTTATCATGTGTTTTTTGGATATTAACAAAATCTAATATATAAGCAAGCAAACTCTTCAAAAAAATGCATATAAATAAATGAAAGGAACTCGCCTCTGGTTTAAGAATTTTGAATCCGGTATCTATGTTCACCAAACTTCAGCAGTGCTTTTGATTTTAAAATGACAAAAACAAATATCTATTTGACTAACACCTGTATCACATATATCATGCTAACAATATGTTTTTAAAAAGGCTTAATTTTACATTTTTCATTACGTTATGCTTGTGCCTTTTGTCCTCCGTTTCAAAAGCAGATCAACCATCTATTGAATCACAAAAATATCCTGTAATTACAGCCACCACCCAAACTTCCACAACCGTGCATAGCTTCTCAGATTCTATTAACAGTATCTGGGAACAAAGAATTACTTCAACGGATTATGCGTCAATCGTTAAACGTATTAATAAGATAAAACTCGATAACGGGTTTACCAATCTTTATCCATACAGCCTTGCGCTTATTTATGAATCAAATGAAAAGGCATCAATGAAATTAGTGGACTACGCAGCATTGTTATCACCGTCTATGCCGGAGCCGTACTTGTTGTTGTCATACCATATTTTAACATCCAGACATCCGGAGTACGCCAATGCGTTAATGTATTTAATGAAAGGCATTAAGCTCTTTTTTGCCGATCCTTACAATCTTATGAGATTTATATCAAACAGGCTCATCAATATTACCTTCGCTATATTTTTTACATCCATTATTTTTAGCCTATTACTGTTGTTCAGGTATTATCCTCAAATACATAAAACCGTAAGAAGTATATTGCCCGGCATTGTTCCCAATTATGCCATAGTTGTCTTTGCCATAATAATAGGGCTGATACCATTATTATTCGGTTTGGGGCCTATATGGCTAATAATTTTATGGCTTTTTATGACACTCATTTATCAGAAACCTGCCGAACGTATTTTAAGCATTGGCTTTATAGCATTTCTTGCCATGTTTACCTATATCACGCTTATCGGAGTTGCTACTATTCTGGAACCCGTGGAACAGCCTTTGACAAGCATAATGGACATTTATTATGGGACATCTTTAAAAAGCGATATATACAAATTAAAATCTTATGCAGACAGTCATCCGGATGATCTATACAGTAACTTATACACAGGACTTTATCTTAAGAAGACAGGGGATTACGGCAGCGCCTTTACCTATTATAAAAGGCTTATAAACGATGGATATGAGAACTCACCTCTCCTGCTTATTAATATGGGCAATCTTGAATATGCAATGGGGAATAAGGAAATTGCAGAACAGGATTATAAAGATGCAATCAAAATTGATCCAGCTTCTTTTGAAGCACACTATAATCTGGGGCAGCTCTATCTGGCAAACGCAAATATTAAAGGAAGCAACGAACTTGATAAAGCAAAAATCCTTAATCCTTCATTGTTCGGTTACTTCGCATCTATCTATGATAAATCTAATGTAAATAGAATTTTTATAGATGCAATGCCATCAGCAAATAGTCTTGCATATCGGATGTTCAAAGACACATTAAACAATAAAACCGCCATATCTTTAACCTCATTAATTATAAGCAAGTTCATAACCTTTCCAGGCGCATCAGGGCTTCCATCTCTCGGTATATGGCTTTTGATTGTATACCTGCTTTTGATATTGTTATCTAAATATATGGATAGACCCTTAAGGTGCAGATCATGCGGCAAACTGTATAACGCGTTTAACAGGAATGACGAGTATAGGAAACTCATATGCAATGATTGTTTAAACTACCATGTAAAAAAAGACCTGAAGAATGATAAGAAAAAACTTGAGATCATTCAGAGAATAGTTAAGTGGAAAAAGTTGTTAAAAGAAATAGATATGTCTGCTTCTATCCTTATCCCAGGTGCTGGATACATATTAAGAGGCTTAACTTTAAGAGGTGTACTGATCCTATTTGTTTTTAGCTATCTTTTAATAGAATACATTACGTCGTTCGGATTGATCTCCAATATATTTCCTGTAAACATACCTTTTATCGTTATGTTAAAAACAATAACGCTGATCGCTGTTATACTTTTGTATTTATTAAATCTTCTGTTTTCATATTATGGTGAGGCAAAATGGTTTTGAAAGGCTCTCTCGGAACATTTGACATTATATCTGTTATCCAGATGCTAACATCCCAGCAGGCAACAGGGATATTACATGTAAAGGGCGTAAAAAAAGACCAGTATTTTGATGTATATCTGGATAATGGTATGTTTGTGAAGGCAATACCGATGCAAAAACCCTTTATAATCTACCTGGCAGAGAGACTGCAAAAAGCAGGTATATTAGATGCGGGACAGGTAAAGGTTTTAAGCAGAGAGGCAAAAAGAACCGGTTTATCAGAAACAGATATCCTGAAAAGGTTTCCCGTCACTGTCTCTGATATATTTAATTTAATAAGATCTGTTTCCAGTGAATCCCTGCACATAATGCATCATCTAAAAAAGGGTTCCTATGAATTTGAGCCTACCAAGATAGAATACGATCCATCCATTATAGAACCGATAAATGCCGAGTTTATTTTGATGGAATCCGCAAGGATCGTTGACGAGGTTACGCAGATCAAGTGGAATTATACAGATGACATGGTATTTAAAAGAACCCATCCTGAATCAAAAGAATATGAAATAAAAACACAGGATAACGCTGTTTTAAGCATTATAGATGGTAAAAAGACAGCTATAGAGATCTATTATATGAGCCTGCTCAGCAAAAATGAGGTATTGCTTATACTGACAAATCTGCTTCAAAACGGCATGGTAAGTATTTATCTAAAAGGGAAGGAATTTAAAGCCGCTAAACCTTCTATATTTTCAAAATTCGTTTTAGCTGCAAAAGCTGTGCTCACATTTATAATAAATGTCATTATTATACTTATGATACTTTATTATTCAAAGGTAAACCCATT is from Deltaproteobacteria bacterium and encodes:
- a CDS encoding tetratricopeptide repeat protein, whose amino-acid sequence is MFLKRLNFTFFITLCLCLLSSVSKADQPSIESQKYPVITATTQTSTTVHSFSDSINSIWEQRITSTDYASIVKRINKIKLDNGFTNLYPYSLALIYESNEKASMKLVDYAALLSPSMPEPYLLLSYHILTSRHPEYANALMYLMKGIKLFFADPYNLMRFISNRLINITFAIFFTSIIFSLLLLFRYYPQIHKTVRSILPGIVPNYAIVVFAIIIGLIPLLFGLGPIWLIILWLFMTLIYQKPAERILSIGFIAFLAMFTYITLIGVATILEPVEQPLTSIMDIYYGTSLKSDIYKLKSYADSHPDDLYSNLYTGLYLKKTGDYGSAFTYYKRLINDGYENSPLLLINMGNLEYAMGNKEIAEQDYKDAIKIDPASFEAHYNLGQLYLANANIKGSNELDKAKILNPSLFGYFASIYDKSNVNRIFIDAMPSANSLAYRMFKDTLNNKTAISLTSLIISKFITFPGASGLPSLGIWLLIVYLLLILLSKYMDRPLRCRSCGKLYNAFNRNDEYRKLICNDCLNYHVKKDLKNDKKKLEIIQRIVKWKKLLKEIDMSASILIPGAGYILRGLTLRGVLILFVFSYLLIEYITSFGLISNIFPVNIPFIVMLKTITLIAVILLYLLNLLFSYYGEAKWF
- a CDS encoding DUF4388 domain-containing protein; translated protein: MVLKGSLGTFDIISVIQMLTSQQATGILHVKGVKKDQYFDVYLDNGMFVKAIPMQKPFIIYLAERLQKAGILDAGQVKVLSREAKRTGLSETDILKRFPVTVSDIFNLIRSVSSESLHIMHHLKKGSYEFEPTKIEYDPSIIEPINAEFILMESARIVDEVTQIKWNYTDDMVFKRTHPESKEYEIKTQDNAVLSIIDGKKTAIEIYYMSLLSKNEVLLILTNLLQNGMVSIYLKGKEFKAAKPSIFSKFVLAAKAVLTFIINVIIILMILYYSKVNPFRSNGYTVNITYSNILQYIGNYQKLRIENAIDMYKIEFGRYPDSLDVLLTTHILKADDLTFPYGSEYYYSKGHDNYILLEPKYTAR
- a CDS encoding cytochrome c3 family protein yields the protein MKKLLVLMFIALVIAGCGKSEVNNINNCKVCHTSASMLQASASSINPADFLVTSAFLNSPHNVMQCVDCHKGDSSTTSMVQAHNGIVNDPSLDPNTVCANCHAGIVQSYTTSLHYTLAGEKSYLQKISCSYYNNLNTPNKVDCQTCHASCGGCHVQRPITGGLIEGHEFTVASMQDTCNQCHTTQAQEFEGLSSNPPDVHYNLGFQCKDCHSNGIHGDGITYTTMWQVKEMPQCGMCHTDVTNGTSGITEHNIPQMGTLNCTVCHSLPYKNTYDYISMYSGNQYIGAAQFTQTDFRIGLNDITTESYIYTTVRHYPITRDTFDYFGFGLLPGFDLVPTWQNTYPHNIQLITPQNGGDSISSCTNCHNNSSLFLTRDMLDQNDSAANLNIAITHPPPAVK